TTGCAATATCATCAACAGTAGTAAGCTCGACACCCATAGCCTTTGCACGTTCCCCTGTAATGAAAGGATCATATGCAAGAATATCCATCTCCATACCCTGTGCACGTTTTGCAACTTCAGCGCCAATACGACCAAGACCAATAACCCCAAGTGTCTTGCCATTGACCTCGACACCCATGAAGTTCTTACGTTCCCATTTCTTTGCTTTAAGAGAAGCATTTGCCTGGGGAATGTTCCTTGCCATAGACATCATCATAGCAATAGTGTGTTCTGCTGCGGAGAGCATGTTACCTTCAGGTGCATTAACAACAATGATCCCTTTTTCAGTTGCAGCATCAATGTCAATATTGTCCACACCAACGCCGGCCCTTCCGACGATCTTAAGATTGTCTGCAGCTTCGATGACCCTTCTTGTTACCTGCGTACCGCTACGGATCACAAGAGCGTCGAAATCAACGATCTTCCCTACAAGCTCGTCCTCTGAAAGACCTGTTGAAACATCGACTTCAAAATGCTCCTGAAGTTTTGAAACTCCTTCCTCTGATAATGAATCACTTACCAATACTTTCATTTTTTGTATCTCCGGATATGATCAATGACCTGTGATATTAATATGGACACTAATGACTGTCTATGTCTGTCCAATAATGGTGAACTGTGCCCTACATCTATCATAAAACACATCCTTCTAAATATAGCTAACTATCCTAGAACAATTAAACGAAGATCATTGTAAGAATAATCCCCCATTCAAAAATGATCATAAGAAAATAAGAAATAAATAAGGTTTAAAAGGACCACAGGGTCCTTTATTTCATGTACAGGCCACAGCGACATGCACCGCGTGTCTCTACATCCCGGCTGCGGGCAGCGCATGGACAGATGATCTTCTTATCCTTTTCGACATCACCAGACCTTTTCTGACAGAAGCAATACCATTCACCAAATTCACGCTTGTTGTTGCAGATGCCCTTTACAGCAGTTGTAATGACATCATAGTCAGAATTAAGTTTGTACCCGGTTGCTTCTGCATTCTTCTTTGATCTCTGGTAGAATTCTTCTTCAAGTTCGCCTTCAAATTTCATATTTAATCACTTCCTTATATTCAGTTAGATTTCTTCAATGCAAGTTCTGCAAGTCTTATACCAAGTTCTCTGCAAGCTTTAATATCAGCTTCA
This genomic window from Methanococcoides sp. AM1 contains:
- a CDS encoding ferredoxin-thioredoxin reductase catalytic domain-containing protein, encoding MKFEGELEEEFYQRSKKNAEATGYKLNSDYDVITTAVKGICNNKREFGEWYCFCQKRSGDVEKDKKIICPCAARSRDVETRGACRCGLYMK